Proteins from one Chitinophaga oryzae genomic window:
- a CDS encoding DeoR/GlpR family DNA-binding transcription regulator: MLKEERQAFIMKQINLHNKVLSTDISAMLSISEDTVRRDLKEMAEEGKVLKVHGGAIGRSFHYPFDEGNSVYAQAAKKQIAEKTLKLLKNDMVILTGGGTTMIELAKAIPVNLRATFFTISPLVALQLVEHPNLTVITIGGQLSRSSHIHIGASVINQLSEIKVDLCLMGANGFSIQDGMTESDWEVVQVKRAMLRATNKMAVLSIAEKLNSSQRMKVCDLNQINYLITELEPDNHFLGAYQHLDLQLF, translated from the coding sequence ATGTTGAAAGAAGAGCGCCAGGCGTTTATCATGAAGCAGATCAACCTGCACAATAAAGTGTTGTCAACCGATATCAGCGCCATGCTCAGTATTTCTGAAGATACCGTACGGCGCGACCTCAAAGAGATGGCGGAAGAAGGGAAAGTATTAAAAGTACATGGCGGCGCCATCGGCCGCTCCTTCCATTATCCGTTTGATGAAGGAAACTCTGTATATGCGCAGGCTGCCAAAAAACAAATAGCGGAAAAGACACTGAAACTACTGAAAAACGATATGGTGATCCTCACCGGCGGCGGCACTACCATGATAGAACTGGCCAAAGCCATCCCGGTCAACCTGCGGGCCACCTTTTTTACCATCAGCCCCCTTGTGGCGCTGCAACTGGTGGAACACCCCAACCTGACCGTTATCACCATCGGCGGCCAGCTGTCCCGCAGCTCCCATATTCATATAGGCGCCAGCGTTATTAACCAGCTGTCGGAGATAAAAGTAGACCTCTGCCTGATGGGCGCCAACGGCTTCTCCATACAGGACGGCATGACGGAATCGGACTGGGAAGTGGTACAGGTGAAACGGGCCATGCTGCGGGCCACCAACAAAATGGCCGTCCTCAGCATCGCGGAAAAACTAAATTCTTCCCAACGCATGAAAGTGTGTGACCTGAACCAGATCAACTACCTGATCACTGAACTGGAACCGGATAATCATTTCCTGGGCGCCTACCAGCACCTGGACCTGCAACTGTTTTAA
- a CDS encoding DMT family transporter, translating to MKKAFLQLHLSVFLAGFTGILGKLISLNEGLLVWYRLLITAVTMYILFRLQGTFRKLPFKEIVPIGATGVVVALHWLFFYGSIKYSNVSIGVICFSLTSLFTAVFDPLINRRRPDMVEMLLSMLTLFGILLIFHFDTQYRTGILLGVISAMFAALFTVYNKRLVKRFDTNTITFYELSTGFVVLSLILPFYLRYFPVSTVIPGFSDLMYLLVLAWLCTICMYTLSMNALKKISPFTVNLCFNLEPVYSIVLAFILFHENKHLNNAFYAGLACIILSVGLQMARVSWQHRTGRMVAG from the coding sequence ATGAAAAAAGCGTTTTTACAGCTGCATCTTTCTGTATTTCTTGCAGGATTTACCGGCATCTTAGGCAAACTGATATCCCTCAATGAAGGACTGCTGGTATGGTACCGGTTACTCATTACCGCTGTGACCATGTATATCCTGTTCCGCCTGCAGGGCACTTTCCGCAAACTTCCCTTTAAAGAGATCGTACCTATCGGCGCTACCGGCGTAGTGGTAGCCCTTCACTGGCTTTTCTTCTACGGCAGTATTAAATACTCCAATGTTTCTATCGGGGTGATTTGTTTTTCGCTCACCAGCCTGTTTACCGCTGTTTTTGATCCGCTGATCAACCGGCGCAGGCCGGATATGGTGGAGATGCTGCTGTCTATGCTGACGCTTTTCGGCATCTTACTGATCTTTCATTTTGATACGCAGTACCGTACCGGTATCCTGCTCGGCGTTATTTCCGCTATGTTTGCCGCCCTGTTCACCGTGTACAACAAGCGGCTGGTGAAGCGGTTCGATACCAATACCATTACTTTCTATGAGTTGTCCACCGGTTTTGTGGTACTCTCGCTGATCTTACCTTTTTATCTTCGCTATTTCCCGGTGAGCACGGTGATACCGGGCTTTTCCGACCTGATGTACCTGTTGGTGCTGGCCTGGCTGTGTACGATCTGTATGTATACGCTGAGCATGAATGCACTGAAAAAGATCTCTCCTTTTACCGTCAACCTGTGTTTTAACCTGGAGCCGGTATACAGCATTGTGCTGGCGTTTATCCTCTTTCATGAGAACAAACATCTCAACAACGCCTTTTATGCGGGCCTGGCCTGTATTATTTTGTCCGTAGGCCTGCAGATGGCGCGCGTTAGCTGGCAGCACCGGACCGGCAGGATGGTGGCGGGTTAA
- a CDS encoding polyprenol monophosphomannose synthase, protein MEKLVIIPTYNEKDNIRNIIDAVFSLQQNFHILIVDDGSPDGTGNIVKSLQSEHPGQLFLEERSGKQGLGTAYIHGFKWALARNYEYIFEMDADFSHNPKDLVRLYDACAKGGADVAVGSRYVKGGKTENWPWDRAVLSYGASIYVGMITWMPVKDPTAGFVCYRNTVLEAINLDQIQFVGYAFQIEMKFTAWKLGFTIAEVPITFKDRREGYSKMSKGIIKEGVLGVLKIQWQSLFRNYKKRVTN, encoded by the coding sequence TTGGAAAAGCTTGTCATTATTCCTACGTACAATGAGAAGGATAATATCCGTAACATCATTGACGCTGTATTTTCCTTACAGCAGAATTTCCATATCCTGATTGTGGACGATGGTTCTCCTGACGGTACAGGCAATATTGTAAAATCACTGCAAAGCGAACATCCGGGACAATTGTTCCTGGAAGAACGTTCCGGCAAACAAGGGCTGGGAACTGCCTACATCCACGGTTTCAAATGGGCGCTGGCCAGAAACTACGAGTATATCTTTGAGATGGATGCCGACTTTTCCCATAACCCTAAAGACCTGGTACGCCTCTACGACGCCTGCGCCAAAGGCGGTGCAGACGTGGCGGTAGGCTCCCGGTACGTAAAAGGCGGGAAAACCGAAAACTGGCCCTGGGACAGGGCGGTGCTCTCCTACGGCGCCTCCATCTATGTGGGCATGATCACCTGGATGCCGGTAAAAGACCCCACTGCGGGCTTTGTATGTTACCGCAATACCGTGCTGGAAGCCATCAATCTTGACCAGATCCAGTTCGTAGGCTACGCTTTCCAGATAGAAATGAAATTTACCGCCTGGAAACTGGGCTTTACCATCGCCGAAGTGCCCATCACCTTCAAGGACCGCCGCGAAGGGTATTCCAAGATGAGCAAAGGCATTATCAAAGAAGGGGTGCTGGGCGTACTGAAAATTCAGTGGCAGAGCCTCTTCCGCAACTACAAAAAAAGAGTTACCAATTGA
- a CDS encoding 3'-5' exonuclease, whose protein sequence is MPSLLLKRPLAVIDLETTGTNVATDRIIEIAIIKVFPDKTTQSKVKRINPGMPIPAGSTAIHGIKDEDVKDAPTFKQAANELKMFLENCDLAGYNSNRFDIPLLVEEFLRTGMEFDVSKRRFVDVQRIFHLMEKRTLAAAYKFYCDKQLENAHSAEADALATYEILEAQLGRYENLQQDIEGLADFTKEEEYIDFARRIVMQGGQEVFNFGKYKGRPVKEVLKAEPQYYDWMMKADFPLNTKQKLSEIYHNMMLKKL, encoded by the coding sequence ATGCCTTCTTTGCTCCTCAAAAGGCCATTGGCCGTAATTGATCTGGAAACGACGGGTACGAACGTGGCCACAGACCGTATCATTGAAATCGCTATCATAAAAGTATTTCCTGATAAAACCACACAGTCGAAAGTTAAACGCATCAACCCCGGAATGCCTATCCCCGCCGGGTCCACCGCCATCCATGGCATTAAGGACGAAGACGTAAAAGATGCGCCTACCTTTAAACAGGCTGCCAACGAACTGAAAATGTTCCTGGAAAACTGTGACCTGGCAGGCTATAACAGCAACCGCTTCGATATTCCGCTGCTGGTGGAAGAGTTCCTGCGTACCGGCATGGAATTCGATGTGTCCAAACGCCGTTTTGTAGACGTACAGCGGATTTTCCACCTGATGGAGAAAAGGACGCTGGCCGCCGCTTATAAATTTTACTGCGACAAACAGCTGGAAAATGCACACAGTGCCGAAGCCGATGCGCTGGCCACCTACGAGATCCTGGAAGCCCAGCTGGGCCGTTACGAGAACCTGCAACAGGACATCGAAGGACTGGCAGACTTTACCAAAGAAGAAGAGTATATCGACTTTGCCCGCCGTATCGTGATGCAGGGCGGCCAGGAAGTATTCAACTTCGGGAAGTACAAAGGCCGGCCGGTGAAAGAAGTGCTGAAGGCTGAGCCTCAATACTATGACTGGATGATGAAGGCTGACTTTCCGCTGAATACCAAGCAGAAACTGTCAGAAATCTATCACAATATGATGTTAAAAAAACTGTAA
- a CDS encoding UDP-N-acetylmuramate--L-alanine ligase: MKVHFIAIGGSVMHQLAIALKQKGYEVTGSDDEIFEPALSNLRQAGILPDNIGWDPARITPGIDAVILGMHAREDNPELIRARELQLNIYSFPEYIYQESKNKTRVAVGGSHGKTTTTAMIMHVLQYTRRQFDYLVGAKLEGFSQSVNITDAPLIVCEADEYPASVIEKRPKFLFLHPQIAVLTGIAWDHINVFPTYDIYKEQFALFIRQMEAGSALIYNSSDTALNSLVAAEGRHLKLVPYTTPIHMIREGVTRVFFDEGFADLAVFGEHNLLNMHAAKLVCNELGLSDEEFLAAIASFKGAAKRLELVAKSDDSVIYRDFAHAPSKVKATMEATRQQFPQRRLIAVLELHTYSSLNAGFLSQYAGAMDPADVAVVYYSKHALEIKRMPDLEPALIREKFGRSDLQVFSDRAQLEAFLEAQDYHQANLLLMSSGTYDGLDFPSLKKLLAK, translated from the coding sequence ATGAAGGTACATTTTATTGCAATAGGCGGCAGTGTGATGCACCAGCTGGCCATTGCGCTCAAACAGAAAGGTTATGAAGTAACCGGCAGCGATGACGAGATATTTGAACCGGCATTATCCAACCTGCGGCAGGCGGGTATTTTACCGGACAACATCGGCTGGGACCCTGCCCGTATCACCCCTGGCATCGATGCCGTTATCCTGGGCATGCATGCGCGGGAAGACAACCCCGAACTGATCAGGGCCCGTGAACTGCAACTGAATATCTACTCTTTCCCGGAATACATCTACCAGGAAAGCAAAAATAAGACAAGGGTAGCCGTTGGCGGTAGTCATGGTAAAACCACCACCACCGCCATGATCATGCATGTGCTGCAATATACCCGGCGGCAGTTTGATTACCTTGTGGGCGCCAAACTGGAAGGGTTCTCCCAGTCGGTAAACATCACCGACGCCCCCCTGATCGTCTGCGAAGCCGACGAATACCCGGCCTCCGTGATCGAGAAAAGGCCCAAATTCCTTTTCCTGCATCCGCAGATAGCCGTGCTGACCGGTATCGCCTGGGACCACATCAACGTATTTCCCACTTACGATATTTATAAAGAACAGTTCGCCCTCTTCATCAGGCAGATGGAAGCCGGCAGCGCACTGATCTATAACAGCTCCGATACAGCACTCAACAGCCTGGTGGCCGCCGAAGGGCGTCACCTGAAACTGGTGCCGTATACCACTCCCATCCATATGATCCGGGAGGGCGTTACCCGCGTGTTCTTCGACGAAGGGTTCGCCGACCTGGCCGTATTCGGGGAGCATAACCTGCTCAATATGCACGCAGCAAAGCTGGTATGTAACGAGCTGGGCCTTTCTGACGAGGAGTTCCTGGCCGCCATCGCCTCTTTTAAAGGAGCCGCCAAAAGGCTGGAGCTGGTGGCCAAAAGCGATGACAGCGTGATTTACCGCGACTTCGCCCATGCCCCCTCCAAAGTGAAAGCCACCATGGAAGCCACCCGACAGCAGTTCCCCCAACGCCGGCTCATCGCCGTGCTGGAGCTGCATACCTACAGCAGCCTCAATGCCGGCTTCCTTTCGCAGTACGCAGGCGCCATGGACCCCGCCGATGTGGCCGTTGTATACTACAGCAAACATGCACTGGAAATTAAACGGATGCCCGACCTCGAGCCGGCGCTGATCCGGGAGAAATTCGGCCGCAGCGACCTGCAGGTGTTCAGCGACCGTGCACAACTGGAAGCCTTCCTGGAGGCACAGGACTATCACCAGGCCAACCTCCTGCTGATGAGCTCCGGAACATATGACGGACTGGATTTCCCGTCGTTGAAGAAGCTGCTAGCCAAATAA
- the ytxJ gene encoding bacillithiol system redox-active protein YtxJ, producing MNWKTLTSEEQLQEINEASALQPVVIFKHSTRCSISSMAKSRLERAVAPEGLTFYYLDLLAYRDLSGKIAHQYQIPHESPQVLLIRNGACIYDESHTGITMDEIAYHLNG from the coding sequence ATGAATTGGAAAACGTTAACCAGTGAGGAACAACTGCAGGAAATCAACGAGGCGTCTGCCCTGCAGCCGGTAGTTATCTTTAAGCACAGCACGCGATGCTCCATCAGCTCCATGGCAAAGTCCCGTTTGGAACGTGCAGTGGCTCCGGAAGGGTTAACGTTTTATTACCTCGACCTCCTGGCTTACCGTGACCTTTCCGGTAAAATAGCGCACCAGTACCAAATACCCCACGAATCTCCCCAGGTGCTACTGATCCGTAACGGCGCCTGTATCTATGATGAAAGCCATACCGGTATCACCATGGATGAGATTGCCTATCACCTGAACGGATAA
- a CDS encoding UbiX family flavin prenyltransferase codes for MKHRIVVAVTGASGSIYARQLLHKLHAAAGQLDEVAVVMTENAKTVWQTELKNEDYRQLPFRFYTQQDFNAPFASGSGRFNTMIICPCSMGTLGRIATGISNDLITRAADVVLKERRKLICVVRETPYNLMHIRNMETVVLAGGIICPATPSYYSLPATIEDVAATVVDRIIDLAGVEQQTFRWGSDNK; via the coding sequence ATGAAACATCGTATAGTAGTAGCAGTTACCGGCGCCAGCGGGTCTATCTACGCCAGGCAGTTGCTCCATAAGCTCCACGCCGCGGCCGGCCAGCTGGATGAGGTAGCCGTTGTCATGACCGAGAACGCCAAGACCGTCTGGCAAACAGAACTGAAGAATGAAGATTATCGCCAGCTGCCCTTTCGTTTTTACACGCAGCAGGACTTCAACGCTCCTTTTGCTTCCGGCTCCGGAAGATTTAATACCATGATCATCTGCCCCTGTTCGATGGGCACCCTGGGACGCATTGCCACCGGCATCTCCAACGACCTGATCACCCGGGCCGCCGATGTGGTGCTGAAGGAAAGACGCAAGCTGATCTGCGTGGTGAGGGAAACACCGTATAACCTGATGCATATCCGCAATATGGAAACCGTGGTACTGGCCGGCGGTATTATCTGTCCCGCCACACCGTCGTATTACAGCCTGCCTGCCACCATCGAAGACGTGGCCGCCACCGTGGTGGACCGCATCATCGACCTGGCCGGGGTGGAACAGCAGACCTTCCGCTGGGGCAGCGACAATAAATAA
- the aroQ gene encoding type II 3-dehydroquinate dehydratase, with protein MKIAIINGPNLNLLGKREPGIYGSESFEDYFRQLQKAFPAVEFSYFQHNVEGEIINYLHQTGFSHDGILLNAGGYTHTSVAIRDAIAAIKTPVIEIHISNVYAREEFRHTSLIAPKCVGSICGLGMKGYRLGVEYFVQPS; from the coding sequence ATGAAGATAGCCATCATCAACGGGCCTAATCTCAACCTGCTGGGCAAGCGGGAGCCAGGTATCTACGGCAGCGAGTCTTTTGAAGATTATTTCCGGCAGCTGCAAAAAGCTTTCCCCGCAGTGGAATTCAGCTATTTCCAGCACAACGTGGAAGGAGAGATCATCAACTATCTCCATCAGACAGGCTTTTCCCACGATGGCATCCTGCTTAACGCCGGCGGCTATACGCATACTTCCGTAGCCATCCGCGACGCCATCGCCGCTATCAAAACACCGGTGATAGAGATCCACATCAGCAACGTATACGCCCGGGAAGAGTTCCGGCATACCTCCCTCATCGCGCCTAAGTGCGTGGGCTCTATCTGCGGCCTCGGCATGAAAGGATACCGCCTCGGAGTGGAATATTTTGTTCAGCCATCATAA
- a CDS encoding terpene synthase family protein yields the protein MMQSLFTELQYPFPSRIHPDHVLIEKEIPAFADAYTFLPQDARSQFKAAQLGRLTALWYPDCPFRLLIPLARLLVWVFVFDDVYARLPLSQLKAVQDRLTGILRGDLPAQEEESILHQFAIAHHELAFHNQAAAWKARYLESWQYFFEGQLLEKQYSYKQELTYPRLAEYIGLREKLGAAYPYIDLVEVVSGCILPAEVFQHPAIQQRRFFVSRLTTWDNDLLSFDKEKRSLEAMNLVAVLQHEHRCPLEEAYRIALHMRREQVAAYLQLCAGWPDFGPWNTAVKDYALRLDWLISGHLEWYRDNPRYA from the coding sequence ATGATGCAGTCATTATTTACTGAACTGCAGTATCCTTTTCCCTCAAGGATCCATCCTGACCATGTCCTGATTGAAAAAGAGATACCTGCATTTGCAGACGCCTACACCTTCCTGCCGCAGGATGCGCGCAGCCAGTTTAAAGCCGCTCAATTAGGCCGGCTGACGGCCCTTTGGTATCCGGATTGTCCTTTTCGGCTGCTGATTCCTCTTGCCCGCCTCCTCGTGTGGGTCTTTGTCTTTGACGATGTTTATGCCCGGCTGCCGCTGTCACAGCTGAAAGCGGTGCAGGACCGGTTGACCGGCATTCTCCGGGGCGATCTCCCTGCTCAGGAAGAAGAGAGCATTTTGCACCAGTTTGCCATAGCGCACCATGAGTTGGCCTTTCACAACCAGGCAGCAGCCTGGAAGGCACGCTACCTCGAAAGCTGGCAATATTTCTTTGAAGGCCAGCTGCTCGAAAAACAGTACAGCTACAAGCAGGAGCTGACCTATCCCCGGCTGGCGGAATACATCGGGCTGCGGGAGAAATTAGGCGCCGCCTATCCCTACATTGACCTGGTGGAGGTGGTATCCGGCTGTATCCTTCCTGCGGAGGTGTTTCAGCATCCGGCCATTCAGCAGCGCAGGTTTTTCGTCAGCCGGCTGACTACGTGGGACAATGATCTGCTGTCTTTTGACAAGGAAAAGCGCAGCCTGGAGGCGATGAACCTGGTGGCGGTTTTACAGCATGAACACCGCTGCCCTTTGGAAGAGGCTTATCGCATTGCCCTGCATATGCGCCGGGAGCAGGTAGCGGCCTACCTGCAGCTGTGTGCCGGCTGGCCGGACTTTGGCCCATGGAATACCGCGGTGAAGGATTATGCGCTGCGGCTGGACTGGTTGATCAGCGGGCACCTGGAGTGGTACCGGGACAATCCCCGGTATGCCTGA
- a CDS encoding M42 family metallopeptidase — protein MSKKQKSILTKESLAFLKDYLNNPSPTGFEKEGQKLWLKYLTPYIDEHQVDAYGSVVGIINPKAPFKVVIEAHADEISWFVNYISPEGLIYVIRNGGSDQAIAPSMRVNIHTEKGTVKAVFGWPAIHTRLRSGDGKEPQPKVENIFLDCGARSRKEVEDLGIHVGCVCTFEDGFEELNYDYFICRAIDNRIGGFMIAEVARLLKEKKQELPFGLYVVNAVQEEVGLRGAEMMAKRIKPDVAIITDVTHDTTTPMINKNIEGEIKCGGGPSITYGPAVHNILRDLIIKTAKKNDIPYQLHAVSRSTGTDTDAFAYSNDGTPSALISLPLRYMHTTVEMVKRDDIENTIQLIYQTLLQITPKTNFKYL, from the coding sequence ATGTCCAAAAAACAGAAATCCATACTCACGAAGGAATCGCTGGCATTCCTCAAAGACTACCTGAATAATCCCTCTCCCACCGGTTTTGAGAAAGAAGGACAAAAGCTGTGGCTCAAATATCTGACACCGTATATCGATGAACACCAGGTAGACGCCTACGGCTCCGTGGTAGGCATTATCAATCCCAAAGCCCCTTTCAAGGTGGTGATTGAAGCCCATGCGGATGAAATTTCCTGGTTCGTCAACTATATCTCTCCGGAAGGGTTGATCTATGTGATCCGTAATGGCGGCTCCGACCAGGCAATCGCACCTTCCATGCGGGTAAATATCCACACCGAAAAAGGTACCGTCAAAGCGGTCTTCGGCTGGCCCGCCATCCACACCCGCCTGCGCAGCGGCGACGGCAAAGAACCACAACCCAAAGTAGAGAACATCTTCCTGGACTGCGGCGCCCGCTCCCGTAAAGAGGTGGAAGACCTGGGCATCCATGTAGGCTGCGTATGTACCTTTGAAGATGGTTTTGAGGAACTGAACTACGACTACTTTATCTGCCGCGCTATCGACAACCGTATCGGCGGTTTCATGATCGCAGAAGTAGCCCGCCTGCTGAAAGAGAAAAAACAAGAACTGCCTTTCGGCCTGTATGTCGTTAATGCCGTACAGGAAGAAGTAGGGCTGCGGGGCGCCGAAATGATGGCCAAACGCATCAAGCCTGATGTGGCCATCATCACCGACGTAACCCATGACACCACCACGCCGATGATCAATAAGAACATCGAAGGAGAAATCAAGTGCGGCGGTGGTCCCAGCATTACCTATGGCCCGGCTGTACACAATATCCTGCGCGACCTGATCATCAAGACCGCGAAGAAAAACGACATCCCCTACCAGCTGCATGCCGTAAGCCGCAGCACCGGTACTGATACCGACGCTTTCGCTTACTCCAACGATGGTACGCCGTCTGCGCTGATCAGCTTACCGCTGCGTTACATGCACACTACCGTGGAAATGGTAAAACGCGACGACATCGAAAACACAATTCAGCTGATCTACCAGACATTACTGCAGATCACGCCAAAAACAAACTTTAAATACCTCTAA
- a CDS encoding UbiA family prenyltransferase, producing the protein MKSIFNFILFTSVFIALCALLMIWQTNQLLELQYPRQTFYLFVFFSTICSYNFHWYLTPGSYSSSERLQWVDRYRDLMLMLCGVGLAGALFYFWPLRSHWLVLSGGAVLTFLYSAPKVPYKPFTWLRRIAVGKTLFLTAVWTYVTTLLPAFVANQGLSWPLVLFTLHRFLLIYAICILFDFRDLESDKKEGIRSLITYLDYPSLNRLYYITLLLSALSGVMLGPYTSVPIIGTLLAPVLVTALLTKKAHHDPSDYLFYFGLDGLMALSALLHLVLVSLFP; encoded by the coding sequence ATGAAGTCTATTTTTAATTTCATCCTCTTTACATCGGTATTCATTGCCTTATGCGCGCTGCTGATGATATGGCAGACCAATCAGTTGCTGGAACTGCAGTATCCGCGACAGACCTTTTATCTTTTCGTTTTCTTCTCCACTATCTGCAGTTATAATTTTCACTGGTACCTGACACCCGGCTCCTATTCATCGTCAGAACGGCTTCAGTGGGTGGACCGGTACCGCGATCTTATGCTGATGCTCTGTGGCGTCGGGCTGGCGGGCGCCTTGTTTTATTTCTGGCCGCTACGCAGCCACTGGCTGGTACTCAGCGGCGGCGCTGTGCTCACCTTCCTCTATTCCGCCCCTAAAGTGCCTTATAAGCCCTTCACCTGGCTGCGCCGGATAGCCGTGGGCAAGACACTGTTCCTTACAGCGGTATGGACCTATGTGACCACGCTGCTGCCCGCCTTTGTGGCCAACCAGGGCCTCTCCTGGCCGCTGGTGCTCTTTACGCTGCATCGTTTCCTGCTGATATATGCCATCTGCATCCTCTTCGATTTCCGCGACCTGGAGTCCGACAAAAAAGAAGGTATCCGCAGCCTGATCACCTATCTCGACTACCCAAGCCTCAACCGGCTTTATTATATCACCCTCCTGCTCTCCGCCCTGAGCGGCGTAATGCTGGGCCCTTACACCTCCGTTCCGATAATAGGCACGTTGCTGGCGCCCGTGCTGGTGACCGCCCTGCTGACAAAGAAAGCCCACCACGACCCGTCCGATTACCTGTTCTATTTCGGGCTGGACGGCCTGATGGCACTGTCGGCCCTGCTCCACCTGGTGCTGGTCAGCCTCTTCCCGTAA
- a CDS encoding acyl-CoA carboxylase subunit beta: protein MNKIEELQSKIKEAMLGGGEVRIASQHKKGKLTARERLQLLMDEGSFEELDMLVHNRNRGLTTDQEQFPGDGVVTGYGTINGRLTYVFSQDFTVYGGSLSEPHARKICKIMDLAMQNGAPLVGLNDSGGARIQEGVVSLGGYADIFYRNTRASGVIPQISAIMGPCAGGAVYSPAITDFIMMVENTSYMFVTGPNVVKTVTHEEVTSEELGGAQTHATKSGVTHFACANEVECIQNIKTLLSYIPQNCEETAPVYPYEGGNELREALNTLIPASPNQPYDMKEVIAHLTDADSFFEVHKDFADNIIVGFARIGGRSIGIVANQPAVLAGVLDIHASVKGARFTRFCDAFNVPLLVLVDVPGFLPGTDQEWNGIITNGAKLLYALCEATVPKITVTTRKAYGGAYCVMNSKHIGADLNYAFPQAEIAVMGAKGAVEIIYKKEIDTAPDPETRTNELVADYTERFANPYLAAEKGYIDEVILPEQARAKLIKGFKMLENKVVNMPRKKHGNIPL, encoded by the coding sequence ATGAATAAGATCGAGGAATTACAGTCGAAGATTAAAGAAGCCATGTTAGGCGGTGGAGAAGTAAGGATCGCTTCCCAGCATAAGAAAGGCAAGCTGACCGCCCGCGAGCGGCTTCAACTGCTGATGGACGAAGGTTCTTTTGAAGAGCTGGACATGTTGGTGCATAACCGTAACCGCGGTCTTACCACCGACCAGGAGCAGTTTCCCGGCGATGGCGTGGTGACCGGCTACGGTACTATCAATGGCAGGCTTACTTATGTCTTTTCTCAGGATTTCACGGTATATGGCGGCAGCCTCTCCGAACCGCATGCCCGCAAAATATGCAAGATCATGGACCTCGCCATGCAGAACGGCGCGCCGTTGGTGGGCCTGAACGACAGTGGCGGCGCCCGCATACAGGAAGGGGTGGTCAGCCTGGGCGGTTATGCCGATATCTTCTACCGCAACACCCGCGCTTCCGGCGTTATTCCCCAGATATCGGCCATCATGGGCCCCTGCGCCGGCGGTGCCGTATACTCTCCTGCCATCACCGATTTCATCATGATGGTGGAAAATACTTCCTACATGTTCGTGACCGGCCCTAACGTGGTGAAAACCGTCACCCATGAAGAAGTGACCTCCGAAGAACTGGGCGGCGCCCAGACCCACGCCACCAAAAGCGGCGTGACCCATTTCGCCTGCGCCAACGAGGTGGAATGTATCCAGAACATCAAAACACTGCTGAGCTACATCCCGCAAAACTGCGAGGAGACAGCGCCCGTATATCCTTACGAAGGCGGCAACGAGCTGCGGGAAGCCCTGAACACGCTGATACCCGCCAGCCCCAACCAGCCTTATGATATGAAAGAAGTGATCGCCCACCTGACCGATGCCGACAGCTTCTTTGAAGTACATAAAGACTTTGCCGACAATATCATCGTGGGCTTCGCGCGCATCGGCGGCAGAAGTATCGGTATTGTGGCCAATCAGCCCGCTGTGCTGGCCGGCGTACTCGACATCCACGCTTCCGTGAAAGGCGCCCGTTTTACCCGCTTCTGCGATGCGTTCAACGTGCCCCTGCTGGTACTGGTAGACGTGCCCGGCTTCCTGCCCGGCACTGACCAGGAATGGAACGGTATTATCACCAACGGCGCCAAACTGCTGTATGCCCTCTGCGAAGCCACCGTGCCCAAAATCACCGTCACCACCCGCAAAGCCTACGGCGGCGCCTACTGCGTAATGAACTCCAAACATATCGGAGCCGACCTCAACTACGCTTTCCCGCAGGCAGAGATAGCCGTTATGGGCGCTAAAGGGGCCGTGGAAATCATCTATAAAAAAGAAATAGACACCGCTCCGGACCCGGAAACCCGTACCAACGAGCTGGTGGCCGACTATACGGAGAGATTCGCCAACCCTTACCTGGCGGCCGAAAAAGGATATATCGACGAGGTGATCCTGCCGGAACAGGCCCGCGCCAAACTCATCAAGGGTTTCAAAATGCTGGAAAATAAAGTGGTGAACATGCCAAGAAAAAAACACGGTAACATACCTTTATAA